The genome window ATGACGCCCTGCAGGGTGTCGAACTCGCCGACCATGCCGGAGACGAGGTCGGCCTTGGCCAGACGGCCGGCCTCGGCCAGCTCGGCGGGAGCGCCGCAGGCGGCGGCCAGCTGGGCGCAGAGGGACTCCAGGCGGCGGGACTTGTCGCCCATGCTGCCCAAGGGCCCCAGGAAGACCACGTTCTCCAACGCGGCCAGCCAGGTGTCCAGGTCGGTCTCCAGGTCCGACTCCCAGAAGAAGCGGGCGTCCTCCAGGCGGGCCTTGAGCACCCGCTCCCAGCCCTTCTTCACCAGGGCGCGGTCCGGCGGCTGGAGGTTCAGGGTGCAGAGGAAGTGCGGCAGGAGGTTCCCGTCCGGGCCCTCCACGCCGAAGCTCTTCTGATGGCTCTCCATGCTCGTGAGGAGCACCTCGCGGGGCAGCTCCAGGTACATGGGATGGAAGTCGCCCAGCAGCGGGCACGGATGCTCGGCCAGGTTGCAGACCTCCTCCAGCAGGGAGTCCTTCCAGATCACCCGGCCGCCGGCCTTGGCCGCGGCCGCGTCGCCCTGCTCGCGGATGATCGCCTTGCGGCGCTCGGAATCCAGGACCACCCGGCCCTGCTCCTCCACGGTGCGGACGTAGTCGGCGGCCGAGGCCACCTCGAAGGGGCCGGGACCCATGATGCGGTGGCCCCAGGTGCGGCGGCCGGAGGCCAATCCGGCCAGTTCGAAGGGCGCCACCTCGGCGTCCAGCAGGGCCAGGAACCAGCGGATGGGACGGCCGAAATGGAAGTCCAGGGAGCCCCAGTGCATCTTCTTGGGGAAGGAGAGCTTCTTCACGGCCTCCGCGCAAAGGCCGGGCAGGATCTCACGGGTCGCGCCGCCGCCCACGGTCTTGCGCGCGGAGAGGTACTCGCCCTTGTCCGTGGTGGTCACGAAGAGCGCCTCAAGGCCCACGCCCTGGGTCTTGGCGAAGCCCTCACCCGCCTTGGTCAGCTTGCCCTCGGCGTCGTAGGCGATGCGCTTGGGCGGGCCGGTGACGACCTCCTCCTCGCGGCGCTGGGCCTCGGCCAGGTCGGCCACCCGGGCGGCGATGCGCCGGGTCGTGGCCCAGGCGGAGACGCCGCCGTGGTCCAGCCGGGCCTCGGCCAGGGCCTTGCCCAGGATCTCGCGCAGTTCCGCGGCCAGCTTGGGCACGAAACGGGCGGGCATCTCCTCGCAACCGATCTCCAGGATGAATTCGGACATGGCTAGGCCCTCCCCTCGGCGTGGCGGAGCATGGGATGGCCCATCTCCTCGCGCTGGGCCGCGTAAAGCGCGGCGATGGCCGAGGCCAGGACGCGCACCCGGCCGATGTAGGCCGTGCGCTCGGTGATGGAGATGGCCCCCCGGGCGTCCAGCAGGTTGAAGGTGTGCGAGCACTTCAGGCAGTAGTCGTAGGCGGGCCAGGGCAGCTTCTCGGCGCAGAGCCGCTTGCTCTCGGCCTCATACATGTTGAACAGGGAGAGGAGCATCTTGGGATCGCTCTGCTCGAAGTTGTAGGTGGACTGCTCCACCTCGTTGCGGTGGTACACGTCGCCGTAGGTCACCTTGCCGTTCCAGGACAGGTCGTAGACCGACTCCTTCTCCTGGAGGTACATGGTCAGGCGCTCCAGGCCGTAGGATATCTCCACGCTCACGGGCGCGAGATCGATGCCGCCCACCTGCTGGAAGTAGGTGAACTGCGTCACCTCCATGCCGTTGAGCCAGACCTCCCAGCCCAGGCCCCAGGCACCCAGGGTCGGGGACTCCCAGTCGTCCTCCACGAAGCGGATGTCGTGCTTCGCGGCGTCGATGCCGAGCACGGACAGGCTCTTGAGGTAGATGTCCTGCACGTCCGCGGGCGAGGGCTTGAGGATGACCTGGAACTGGAAATAGTGCTGGAGCCGGTTGGGGTTCTCGCCGTAGCGGCCGTCGGTCGGCCGCCGGGAGGGCTCCACATAGGCCACGTTCCACGGCTCGGGCCCGATGACCCGGAAAAAGGTGGAGGGATTGAAGGTGCCCGCCCCCACCTCGATGTCCATAGGCTGGGCCAGCACGCAGCCGCAGTCGGCCCAGAACTTCTGCAGGTTGAGGATCACGTCCTGGAAATGCATCCGTTTCTCTCCATGCCGTTGGTCTAGACCTTGCGGAAACGGCCTCCGTCCCAGGTCAGCCCCAGGTGATAGGCCACGAACCGCTCGATGATCTCGTAACACTGCCGCCGCACCAGCCCGCCCATGTCCAGGCGCGCCCAGTCCGCCGGGCGGCTTTGGCCCAGGCGG of Desulfovibrio aminophilus contains these proteins:
- the glyS gene encoding glycine--tRNA ligase subunit beta, translating into MSEFILEIGCEEMPARFVPKLAAELREILGKALAEARLDHGGVSAWATTRRIAARVADLAEAQRREEEVVTGPPKRIAYDAEGKLTKAGEGFAKTQGVGLEALFVTTTDKGEYLSARKTVGGGATREILPGLCAEAVKKLSFPKKMHWGSLDFHFGRPIRWFLALLDAEVAPFELAGLASGRRTWGHRIMGPGPFEVASAADYVRTVEEQGRVVLDSERRKAIIREQGDAAAAKAGGRVIWKDSLLEEVCNLAEHPCPLLGDFHPMYLELPREVLLTSMESHQKSFGVEGPDGNLLPHFLCTLNLQPPDRALVKKGWERVLKARLEDARFFWESDLETDLDTWLAALENVVFLGPLGSMGDKSRRLESLCAQLAAACGAPAELAEAGRLAKADLVSGMVGEFDTLQGVMGGIYAARKGKSELVARAVAEQYLPAGPDSPVPGTLGGALLAVAEKADTLAGCFGLNMIPTGANDPYALRRAALGICRIVMEHGLRLDLEQLVVWAQEGYGAVSWKLDAAEAREKLLDFFGQRLRALFTGQGHDTRVVDAALGAGFTDVKTLRERLEALTAFSREADFGQAVLTFKRAANIIRKQAGEAGVELSGAFEAGRFEAAEEKALAAKLSETEDRFRELWKRGDFHGLLGLLRDLRPAVDAFFDNVMVMCEDAALRENRLNLLKSLVDRLGRLADFGALQV
- the glyQ gene encoding glycine--tRNA ligase subunit alpha, whose amino-acid sequence is MHFQDVILNLQKFWADCGCVLAQPMDIEVGAGTFNPSTFFRVIGPEPWNVAYVEPSRRPTDGRYGENPNRLQHYFQFQVILKPSPADVQDIYLKSLSVLGIDAAKHDIRFVEDDWESPTLGAWGLGWEVWLNGMEVTQFTYFQQVGGIDLAPVSVEISYGLERLTMYLQEKESVYDLSWNGKVTYGDVYHRNEVEQSTYNFEQSDPKMLLSLFNMYEAESKRLCAEKLPWPAYDYCLKCSHTFNLLDARGAISITERTAYIGRVRVLASAIAALYAAQREEMGHPMLRHAEGRA